In Gallus gallus isolate bGalGal1 chromosome Z, bGalGal1.mat.broiler.GRCg7b, whole genome shotgun sequence, one DNA window encodes the following:
- the CD72 gene encoding B-cell differentiation antigen CD72 → MAQGVLYTDLRFAKGPGGRGTASQALEAALGMDEAESPHENITPELMPVGTAEERARHSPGCWSHRRCVPVGLLALSLLLLVAAVVLGSFYWQVTRQLQDTSREQVAERGRFSQEVRVRDQSLEQMQKELAQVREELQQAWQEGNNSQQELGRWEAELAHVSRTLAATQKELSSVQGRLNASESTVTLLRSCTAIDCCPSGWLLYRGKCLFISTDKKTWDDSRAECEEKYSQLLITKSWSRWTVPSFLKNADIAYWIGLQKNKYPWYEYDWLEEGEPDGEGLTDAWFWVDGSLYERPWQPKSNGSCAVISRGNIKPAPCEAPEDLHLWICEKAAGPSSPFI, encoded by the exons ATGGCCCAAGGAGTGCTCTACACTGACCTGAGGTTCGCCAAAGGGCCAGGGGGCCGTGGCACGGCCAGCCAGGCGCTGGAGGCAG CCCTTGGTATGGATGAGGCTGAGAGTCCCCATGAGAACATCACACCGGAGCTGATGCCTGTGGGGACAGCGGAGGAAAGGGCCCGGCACAGTCCAG GGTGCTGGTCCCACCGGCgctgtgtccctgtggggctgctggctctcagtctgctgctgctggtggctgctgtggtgctggggTCCTTCT ATTGGCAGGTGACTCGCCAGCTACAGGACACATCCCGGGAGCAGGTGGCCGAGCGTGGCCGCTTCTCACAGGAGGTGCGGGTGCGGGACCAGAGCCTGGAGCAGATGCAGAAGGAGCTGGCACAAGTgagagaggagctgcagcaagcaTGGCAGGAGGGCAACaacagccagcaggagctgggcaggtGGGAGGCAGAGCTGGCACATGTCTCACGGACCCTGGCTGCAACCCAGAAGGAGCTGAGCAGCGTGCAGGGAAGGCTGAATGCTAGTGAGAGCACTGTGACCCTGCTGCGCTCCTGCACGGCTATAG ACTGCTGCCCCTCAGGCTGGCTGCTCTACCGGGGCAAGTGCCTCTTCATCTCGACGGATAAGAAGACTTGggatgacagcagagcagagtgcGAAGAGAAGTATTCTCAGCTCCTGATCACCAAATCCTGGAGTCGCTGGACTGTGCCG agctttctgAAGAATGCGGACATCGCGTACTGGATTGGGCTGCAGAAGAACAAGTACCCCTGGTACGAATATGACTGGCTGGAGGAAGGGGAGCCAGACGGCGAGGGGCTGACAGACGCCTGGTTCTGGGTGGACGGCTCGCTTTATGAGAG ACCCTGGCAGCCGAAGTCCAACGGGTCATGTGCCGTCATCAGCCGTGGGAACATCAAACCGGCGCCGTGCGAGGCACCAGAGGACCTGCACCTCTGGATCTGCGAGAAGGCAGCAGGGCCCAGCTCCCCATTCATATGA
- the CD72 gene encoding B-cell differentiation antigen CD72 isoform X1 → MAQGVLYTDLRFAKGPGGRGTASQALEAALGMDEAESPHENITPELMPVGTAEERARHSPDWQVTRQLQDTSREQVAERGRFSQEVRVRDQSLEQMQKELAQVREELQQAWQEGNNSQQELGRWEAELAHVSRTLAATQKELSSVQGRLNASESTVTLLRSCTAIDCCPSGWLLYRGKCLFISTDKKTWDDSRAECEEKYSQLLITKSWSRWTVPSFLKNADIAYWIGLQKNKYPWYEYDWLEEGEPDGEGLTDAWFWVDGSLYERPWQPKSNGSCAVISRGNIKPAPCEAPEDLHLWICEKAAGPSSPFI, encoded by the exons ATGGCCCAAGGAGTGCTCTACACTGACCTGAGGTTCGCCAAAGGGCCAGGGGGCCGTGGCACGGCCAGCCAGGCGCTGGAGGCAG CCCTTGGTATGGATGAGGCTGAGAGTCCCCATGAGAACATCACACCGGAGCTGATGCCTGTGGGGACAGCGGAGGAAAGGGCCCGGCACAGTCCAG ATTGGCAGGTGACTCGCCAGCTACAGGACACATCCCGGGAGCAGGTGGCCGAGCGTGGCCGCTTCTCACAGGAGGTGCGGGTGCGGGACCAGAGCCTGGAGCAGATGCAGAAGGAGCTGGCACAAGTgagagaggagctgcagcaagcaTGGCAGGAGGGCAACaacagccagcaggagctgggcaggtGGGAGGCAGAGCTGGCACATGTCTCACGGACCCTGGCTGCAACCCAGAAGGAGCTGAGCAGCGTGCAGGGAAGGCTGAATGCTAGTGAGAGCACTGTGACCCTGCTGCGCTCCTGCACGGCTATAG ACTGCTGCCCCTCAGGCTGGCTGCTCTACCGGGGCAAGTGCCTCTTCATCTCGACGGATAAGAAGACTTGggatgacagcagagcagagtgcGAAGAGAAGTATTCTCAGCTCCTGATCACCAAATCCTGGAGTCGCTGGACTGTGCCG agctttctgAAGAATGCGGACATCGCGTACTGGATTGGGCTGCAGAAGAACAAGTACCCCTGGTACGAATATGACTGGCTGGAGGAAGGGGAGCCAGACGGCGAGGGGCTGACAGACGCCTGGTTCTGGGTGGACGGCTCGCTTTATGAGAG ACCCTGGCAGCCGAAGTCCAACGGGTCATGTGCCGTCATCAGCCGTGGGAACATCAAACCGGCGCCGTGCGAGGCACCAGAGGACCTGCACCTCTGGATCTGCGAGAAGGCAGCAGGGCCCAGCTCCCCATTCATATGA
- the TESK1 gene encoding dual specificity testis-specific protein kinase 1 isoform X2, giving the protein MARGSLGGADMEREKLPRRPGSALRWERPEESEAGEAAGPWPGCGRMRPSSYRALRSAVSTLARIDDFYCEKIGTGFFSEVFKVRHRQSGQIMVLKMNKLTSNRGNMLREVQLMNRLSHPNILRFMGVCVHQGQLHALTEYINGGNLEQLLDSPVPLSWSTRVKLALDIARGLRYLHSKGIFHRDLTSKNCLVRCEANGYTAVVGDFGLAEKIPTYSEGSEKEPLAVVGSPYWMAPEVLRGEIYNEKADVFAYGIILCETIARVPADPDYLPRTEDFGLDITAFRTMVGNDCPAAFLQLAFHCCSMEPTSRPSFLEITQCLEGVLQHQLGTEGAGTTLFCTGDSVPAPSTVSAFSGVAVRAAGRAEQSPLRELGTQHLQPDQHLSRSHSDVFPPKSPISEPCSEARTKETPPRVNPFSQREDLKGGKIKLFDIPSKSVISLTFDLPPPTPLQLATPVTPEPAVEVQCDFSAPTTPSRKCHSLPASPELPHRGGLALGVRSPSQPPAPKQSRWDSGEPRIPSSPGVEERRDCAPRHPEPPLPQLCAPPSTSGTFIRTLASGSNPWQPEPLNRQLLNNHHPAAVSKPLSWGSGLEHGFSELSIPCTAAALERTEHAAMLPGHGSSMVLEQDEVLPCPSCCLGPFSFTSVCHRPAPSPPRYQNLNCEAKSLLCHDRLQKAQGSAEPSLKLPEAQS; this is encoded by the exons ATGGCGCGGGGGTCGCTCGGCGGGGCCGACATGGAGCGGGAGAAGCTGCCGCGGAGGCCGGGCTCGGCGCTGCGATGGGAGCGGCCCGAGGAGAGCGAggcgggggaggcggcggggccgtgGCCGGGCTGCGGGAGGATGCGGCCCTCCTCGTACCGCGCGCTGCGCAGCGCCGTCTCCACCCTGGCGCGCATCGACGATTTCTACTGCGAGAAGATCGGCACCGGCTTCTTCTCCGAGGTGTTCAAG GTGCGGCACCGCCAATCCGGGCAGATCATGGTGCTGAAGATGAACAAGCTGACCAGCAACCGGGGCAACATGCTGCGGGAGGTGCAGCTGATGAACCGCCTCTCGCACCCTAACATCCTCAG gTTCATGGGGGTGTGCGTGCACCAGGGGCAGCTGCACGCGCTGACGGAG TACATCAATGGTGGAaacctggagcagctgctggacaGCCCTGTGCCCCTCTCCTGGTCCACGCGTGTCAAGCTGGCACTCGACATCGCCCGTGGCCTGCGCTACCTGCACTCCAAGGGCATCTTCCACCGTGACCTCACCTCCAAG AACTGCCTGGTGCGCTGTGAGGCCAATGGCTATACGGCTGTGGTGGGCGACTTCGGCTTGGCAGAGAAGATCCCCACCTACAG CGAGGGCAGCGAGAAGGAGCCGCTGGCCGTGGTGGGCTCTCCCTACTGGATGGCACCCGAGGTTCTGCGTGGGGAGATCTACAATGAGAAG gctgATGTGTTCGCCTATGGCATTATCCTGTGCGAGACCATTGCTCGTGTCCCCGCTGACCCTGACTACCTGCCCCGCACCGAG GATTTCGGCCTGGACATCACCGCTTTCCGTACCATGGTTGGAAACGACTGCCCAGCAGCCTTCCTCCAGCTGGCGTTCCACTGCTGCAGC ATGGAGCCCACTTCTCGCCCCTCCTTCCTGGAAATCACACAGTGCCTGGAGGGCgtcctgcagcaccagctgggCACTGAGGGTGCCGGGACCACCCTCTTCTGCACCGGGGACAGCGTGCCCGCACCCAGCACAGTGTCCGCATTCAGTG GAGTGGCCGTGAGGGCGGCTGGCCGCGCTGAGCAGTCCCCGCTGCGCGAGCTGGGGACGCAGCACCTGCAGCCGGACCAGCACCTGTCCCGCAGCCACTCTGACGTCTTcccccccaaatcacccatcTCGGAGCCCTGCAGTGAGGCCAGGACCAAGGAGACGCCACCCCGCGTCAACCCCTTCTCCCAGCGTGAGGACCTGAAGGGGGGCAAGATCAAGCTCTTCGACATCCCCAGCAAGTCGGTCATCTCGCTCACATTTGACCTGCCCcctccaaccccactgcagcTTGCCACCCCCGTCACTCCTGAGCCAGCCGTGGAGGTGCAGTGTGACTTCTCTGCACCCACCACCCCGTCCCGCAAGTGCCACTCGCTGCCTGcctcccctgagctgccccacCGGGGGGGCCTGGCGCTGGGCGTGAGgtccccctcccagccccctgcCCCGAAGCAGAGCCGCTGGGACAGCGGAGAGCCAAGAATCCCATCCAGCCCTGGGGTGGAGGAGCGGAGAGACTGCGCTCCCCGCCACCCTGAGCCGCCGCTGCCGCAGCTCTGCGCTCCGCCATCCACTAGTGGCACCTTCATCCGCACATTGGCCTCGGGAAGCAATCCGTGGCAGCCGGAGCCGCTCAACAGGCAGCTCCTCAACAATCACCACCCCGCAGCGGTCAGCAAGCCGCTGTCCTGGGGCAGTGGGCTGGAGCATGGCTTCTCCGAGCTCAGCATCCCCTGCACGGCAGCGGCGCTGGAGCGGACGGAGCACGCAGCCATGCTGCCTGGGCACGGCTCCAGCATGGTGCTGGAGCAGGACGAGGTGCTGCCCTGCCCTAGCTGCTGCTTGGGCCCCTTCAGCTTCACCTCTGTTTGTCACCGGCCGGCACCCAGCCCGCCCCGCTACCAGAACCTCAACTGCGAGGCCAAGAGCCTTCTCTGCCACGACCGCCTCCAGAAAGcccaggggtcagcagagcccagcctgAAGCTGCCCGAGGCGCAGTCCTAG
- the TESK1 gene encoding dual specificity testis-specific protein kinase 1 isoform X1 — MARGSLGGADMEREKLPRRPGSALRWERPEESEAGEAAGPWPGCGRMRPSSYRALRSAVSTLARIDDFYCEKIGTGFFSEVFKVRHRQSGQIMVLKMNKLTSNRGNMLREVQLMNRLSHPNILRFMGVCVHQGQLHALTEYINGGNLEQLLDSPVPLSWSTRVKLALDIARGLRYLHSKGIFHRDLTSKNCLVRCEANGYTAVVGDFGLAEKIPTYSEGSEKEPLAVVGSPYWMAPEVLRGEIYNEKADVFAYGIILCETIARVPADPDYLPRTEDFGLDITAFRTMVGNDCPAAFLQLAFHCCSMEPTSRPSFLEITQCLEGVLQHQLGTEGAGTTLFCTGDSVPAPSTVSAFSGTWASQECGLPIILGERICGTEPHCPLPASSPHSTGDSLLCPHPGVAVRAAGRAEQSPLRELGTQHLQPDQHLSRSHSDVFPPKSPISEPCSEARTKETPPRVNPFSQREDLKGGKIKLFDIPSKSVISLTFDLPPPTPLQLATPVTPEPAVEVQCDFSAPTTPSRKCHSLPASPELPHRGGLALGVRSPSQPPAPKQSRWDSGEPRIPSSPGVEERRDCAPRHPEPPLPQLCAPPSTSGTFIRTLASGSNPWQPEPLNRQLLNNHHPAAVSKPLSWGSGLEHGFSELSIPCTAAALERTEHAAMLPGHGSSMVLEQDEVLPCPSCCLGPFSFTSVCHRPAPSPPRYQNLNCEAKSLLCHDRLQKAQGSAEPSLKLPEAQS, encoded by the exons ATGGCGCGGGGGTCGCTCGGCGGGGCCGACATGGAGCGGGAGAAGCTGCCGCGGAGGCCGGGCTCGGCGCTGCGATGGGAGCGGCCCGAGGAGAGCGAggcgggggaggcggcggggccgtgGCCGGGCTGCGGGAGGATGCGGCCCTCCTCGTACCGCGCGCTGCGCAGCGCCGTCTCCACCCTGGCGCGCATCGACGATTTCTACTGCGAGAAGATCGGCACCGGCTTCTTCTCCGAGGTGTTCAAG GTGCGGCACCGCCAATCCGGGCAGATCATGGTGCTGAAGATGAACAAGCTGACCAGCAACCGGGGCAACATGCTGCGGGAGGTGCAGCTGATGAACCGCCTCTCGCACCCTAACATCCTCAG gTTCATGGGGGTGTGCGTGCACCAGGGGCAGCTGCACGCGCTGACGGAG TACATCAATGGTGGAaacctggagcagctgctggacaGCCCTGTGCCCCTCTCCTGGTCCACGCGTGTCAAGCTGGCACTCGACATCGCCCGTGGCCTGCGCTACCTGCACTCCAAGGGCATCTTCCACCGTGACCTCACCTCCAAG AACTGCCTGGTGCGCTGTGAGGCCAATGGCTATACGGCTGTGGTGGGCGACTTCGGCTTGGCAGAGAAGATCCCCACCTACAG CGAGGGCAGCGAGAAGGAGCCGCTGGCCGTGGTGGGCTCTCCCTACTGGATGGCACCCGAGGTTCTGCGTGGGGAGATCTACAATGAGAAG gctgATGTGTTCGCCTATGGCATTATCCTGTGCGAGACCATTGCTCGTGTCCCCGCTGACCCTGACTACCTGCCCCGCACCGAG GATTTCGGCCTGGACATCACCGCTTTCCGTACCATGGTTGGAAACGACTGCCCAGCAGCCTTCCTCCAGCTGGCGTTCCACTGCTGCAGC ATGGAGCCCACTTCTCGCCCCTCCTTCCTGGAAATCACACAGTGCCTGGAGGGCgtcctgcagcaccagctgggCACTGAGGGTGCCGGGACCACCCTCTTCTGCACCGGGGACAGCGTGCCCGCACCCAGCACAGTGTCCGCATTCAGTGGTACGTGGGCGTCCCAGGAGTGTGGGTTGCCCATCATTCTGGGGGAGAGGATCTGTGGGACAGAGCCCCATTGCCCTCTGCCCGCATCGTCCCCACATTCCACTGGTGactccctgctgtgcccccacCCAGGAGTGGCCGTGAGGGCGGCTGGCCGCGCTGAGCAGTCCCCGCTGCGCGAGCTGGGGACGCAGCACCTGCAGCCGGACCAGCACCTGTCCCGCAGCCACTCTGACGTCTTcccccccaaatcacccatcTCGGAGCCCTGCAGTGAGGCCAGGACCAAGGAGACGCCACCCCGCGTCAACCCCTTCTCCCAGCGTGAGGACCTGAAGGGGGGCAAGATCAAGCTCTTCGACATCCCCAGCAAGTCGGTCATCTCGCTCACATTTGACCTGCCCcctccaaccccactgcagcTTGCCACCCCCGTCACTCCTGAGCCAGCCGTGGAGGTGCAGTGTGACTTCTCTGCACCCACCACCCCGTCCCGCAAGTGCCACTCGCTGCCTGcctcccctgagctgccccacCGGGGGGGCCTGGCGCTGGGCGTGAGgtccccctcccagccccctgcCCCGAAGCAGAGCCGCTGGGACAGCGGAGAGCCAAGAATCCCATCCAGCCCTGGGGTGGAGGAGCGGAGAGACTGCGCTCCCCGCCACCCTGAGCCGCCGCTGCCGCAGCTCTGCGCTCCGCCATCCACTAGTGGCACCTTCATCCGCACATTGGCCTCGGGAAGCAATCCGTGGCAGCCGGAGCCGCTCAACAGGCAGCTCCTCAACAATCACCACCCCGCAGCGGTCAGCAAGCCGCTGTCCTGGGGCAGTGGGCTGGAGCATGGCTTCTCCGAGCTCAGCATCCCCTGCACGGCAGCGGCGCTGGAGCGGACGGAGCACGCAGCCATGCTGCCTGGGCACGGCTCCAGCATGGTGCTGGAGCAGGACGAGGTGCTGCCCTGCCCTAGCTGCTGCTTGGGCCCCTTCAGCTTCACCTCTGTTTGTCACCGGCCGGCACCCAGCCCGCCCCGCTACCAGAACCTCAACTGCGAGGCCAAGAGCCTTCTCTGCCACGACCGCCTCCAGAAAGcccaggggtcagcagagcccagcctgAAGCTGCCCGAGGCGCAGTCCTAG